The following proteins are co-located in the Streptomyces bottropensis ATCC 25435 genome:
- a CDS encoding helicase C-terminal domain-containing protein, giving the protein MSTEEHTPTEAAPAGGAPRSLAEALRGRDDRSLAVLLRARPDLITPVPTDLTQLATRAGTRASVVRALERLDRFALQTAQALAVASDPASYGELAGLLAGDEADPAVTAALPHALGTLRDQALVWGPEDRLRLVRTARELLAPSPQHPSPTGLGPTVAEATAGMSPGRVQEIVAEAGLPSTHDSVSAVTALSGLFSDRRRMAALLAAAPPESLDVLTRLLWGPPYGQVTASPAAHLRWLLDRGLLLPTAPGTVVLPREVALHLRAGRAHREVRPVPPPVEASAAHRPQVVDATAAGQAYTALATVEELLKDWDEGGPGVLRAGGLSVRDLKRTAVALDLSEQVAAFWVELAYAAGLLASDGEADERYAATPAYDEWLELPAAERWARLATAWLSATRTAGVIGERDAKDRTLSALGPGLDRSAAPEVRHRVLALLAGLPEGTSATPDSVLARLHWERPTRGGRQPQSSQAPQGEDLRARIARWTLSEAESLGVTGRGALSSHGRALLGFPHEAAAGTDLPETPGDKLPAHHVPVPHAPAPSPDPVAERAAAASRAARLLAPLLPEPLDHVLLQADLTAVAPGPLKRPLADALGVLADVESKGGATVYRFTPGSVRRALDAGRSASDLHDFLTAHSRTPVPQPLAYLIDDVARRHGHLRIGAASAYVRCDDDAMLSEILADKRSQGLGLRRLAPTVLAAQTDPATLLDGLRAMGYAPAAESAEGDVLITRAHAHRTPPRTAPEPVPEGPPAPDDTLLGAAIRAIRAGDLASTAPRRTTGDPAPAGALPRTGSAETLATMQAAVLTGEALWIGYVNAEGSASQRVIAPVRVEGGFVTAYDHTADEVRTFPLHRITGVAELADEAT; this is encoded by the coding sequence ATGAGCACCGAGGAGCACACCCCCACGGAGGCGGCGCCTGCCGGTGGGGCCCCCCGTTCGCTGGCGGAGGCGCTGCGCGGGCGGGACGACCGTTCGCTCGCCGTGCTGCTCCGGGCGCGGCCGGATCTCATCACGCCCGTGCCGACCGACCTGACCCAGCTGGCGACCCGGGCGGGGACCCGCGCCTCGGTCGTCCGGGCCCTGGAGCGCCTGGACCGGTTCGCCCTGCAGACGGCGCAGGCCCTGGCCGTGGCGTCCGACCCGGCGTCGTACGGCGAGCTCGCGGGCCTGCTGGCCGGTGACGAGGCCGACCCCGCCGTCACCGCCGCACTGCCCCACGCGCTCGGCACCCTGCGCGACCAGGCCCTGGTGTGGGGCCCCGAGGACCGTCTGCGGCTCGTCCGCACGGCCCGTGAGCTGCTCGCCCCCTCCCCGCAGCACCCCTCCCCCACCGGTCTCGGCCCGACCGTCGCGGAGGCCACGGCGGGTATGTCGCCGGGGCGGGTGCAGGAGATCGTGGCGGAGGCGGGCCTGCCGAGCACCCATGACTCGGTGTCGGCCGTCACCGCCCTCAGCGGCCTCTTCTCCGACCGTCGCCGCATGGCCGCGCTCCTCGCCGCCGCGCCCCCCGAGTCCCTCGACGTCCTGACCCGCCTGTTGTGGGGGCCGCCGTACGGGCAGGTCACGGCCAGCCCGGCGGCGCACTTGCGCTGGCTGCTGGACCGGGGGCTGCTGCTGCCGACCGCGCCCGGCACGGTCGTCCTGCCGCGCGAGGTCGCCCTGCATCTGCGGGCGGGCCGGGCGCACCGTGAGGTGCGGCCGGTGCCGCCGCCCGTGGAGGCGTCGGCCGCGCACCGTCCCCAGGTGGTGGACGCGACGGCGGCCGGTCAGGCGTACACCGCGCTGGCGACCGTGGAGGAGTTGCTGAAGGACTGGGACGAGGGCGGGCCGGGCGTCCTGCGCGCGGGCGGGCTCAGTGTGCGGGATCTGAAGCGGACCGCCGTGGCCCTGGACCTGTCCGAGCAGGTCGCGGCGTTCTGGGTCGAACTCGCCTATGCCGCCGGGCTGTTGGCGTCCGACGGCGAGGCCGACGAACGGTACGCCGCGACCCCCGCGTACGACGAGTGGCTGGAGCTGCCCGCCGCCGAGCGCTGGGCGCGGCTGGCCACGGCCTGGCTGTCGGCGACCCGTACGGCCGGGGTGATCGGCGAACGGGACGCCAAGGACCGTACGTTGTCGGCGCTGGGCCCGGGTCTGGACCGTTCGGCCGCGCCGGAGGTGCGCCACCGGGTCCTCGCGCTGCTGGCCGGGCTGCCCGAGGGCACCTCGGCCACCCCCGACTCCGTACTGGCCCGTCTGCACTGGGAACGCCCCACCCGCGGCGGCCGGCAGCCGCAGTCCTCGCAAGCCCCTCAGGGGGAGGATCTGCGGGCCCGGATCGCCCGCTGGACCCTGTCGGAGGCCGAGTCGCTCGGGGTCACCGGGCGCGGCGCGCTGTCCTCGCACGGCCGCGCCCTCCTCGGCTTCCCGCACGAGGCCGCGGCAGGCACCGATCTGCCGGAGACCCCCGGCGACAAGCTCCCCGCCCATCACGTCCCTGTGCCGCATGCTCCGGCGCCGTCCCCCGACCCGGTCGCCGAGCGGGCCGCGGCCGCCTCCCGAGCCGCACGGCTGCTCGCGCCGCTGCTGCCCGAACCGCTCGACCACGTGCTGCTGCAGGCGGACCTGACGGCCGTCGCGCCGGGCCCGCTGAAGCGGCCGCTGGCGGACGCGCTGGGCGTCCTGGCGGACGTGGAGTCGAAGGGTGGCGCGACGGTGTACCGGTTCACGCCGGGGTCGGTGCGCCGGGCGCTGGACGCGGGCCGAAGCGCCTCCGACCTGCATGACTTCCTGACCGCCCACTCCCGTACGCCGGTTCCGCAGCCGCTCGCGTATTTGATCGACGACGTGGCCCGGCGCCATGGGCATCTGCGGATCGGCGCGGCGTCGGCGTACGTGCGGTGCGACGACGACGCGATGCTCAGCGAGATCCTCGCCGACAAGCGGTCGCAGGGGCTCGGGCTGCGGCGGCTGGCGCCGACCGTGCTCGCGGCCCAGACGGATCCCGCGACGCTGCTCGACGGGCTGCGGGCGATGGGGTACGCGCCGGCCGCCGAGTCGGCGGAGGGCGATGTGCTGATCACCCGGGCGCATGCCCACCGCACCCCGCCCCGCACGGCCCCGGAGCCGGTCCCGGAGGGGCCCCCGGCCCCGGACGACACGCTGCTGGGCGCCGCGATCCGGGCCATCCGCGCCGGTGACCTCGCCTCCACCGCGCCCCGGCGGACGACCGGGGACCCGGCCCCGGCCGGCGCCCTGCCCCGCACGGGTTCCGCCGAGACCCTGGCGACGATGCAGGCGGCCGTCCTCACGGGCGAGGCCCTGTGGATCGGCTACGTCAACGCCGAGGGCTCCGCCAGTCAGCGCGTCATCGCCCCGGTCCGGGTCGAGGGCGGTTTCGTGACGGCGTACGACCACACGGCGGACGAGGTACGGACGTTCCCGCTCCACCGGATCACGGGTGTCGCGGAACTGGCCGACGAGGCGACCTGA
- a CDS encoding DNA repair helicase XPB translates to MNGPLIVQSDKTLLLEVDHEQADECRRVIAPFAELERAPEHIHTYRVTPLGLWNARAAGHDAEQVVDALVQYSRYPVPHALLVDVAETMDRYGRLTLSKHPVHGLVLTTTDRPVLEEILRSKRITPLVGARIDPDTVAVHPSERGQIKQTLLKLGWPAEDLAGYVDGEAHPIELAEDGWALRPYQKQAVENFWHGGSGVVVLPCGAGKTLVGAGSMAQAKATTLILVTNTVSARQWKHELVKRTSLTEEEIGEYSGTRKEIRPVTIATYQVLTTRRKGVYPHLELFDSRDWGLIVYDEVHLLPAPVFKFTADLQARRRLGLTATLVREDGRESDVFSLIGPKRFDAPWKEIEAQGYIAPADCVEVRVNLTDSERLAYATAEQEEKYRFCSTTATKRKVAEAIVRRFAGQQILVIGQYIDQLDELGAHLDAPVIKGETSNAQREKLFDAFRRGEINVLVVSKVANFSIDLPEATVAIQVSGTFGSRQEEAQRLGRVLRPKADGHKAHFYSVVARDTIDQDFAAHRQRFLAEQGYAYRIMDADELLTEG, encoded by the coding sequence GTGAATGGTCCCCTCATCGTCCAGTCCGACAAGACGCTGCTCCTGGAGGTCGACCACGAGCAGGCGGACGAGTGCCGTCGGGTCATCGCGCCGTTCGCCGAGCTGGAACGGGCGCCCGAGCACATCCACACCTACCGGGTGACCCCGCTCGGCCTGTGGAACGCGCGCGCCGCCGGGCACGACGCCGAGCAGGTCGTCGACGCGCTGGTGCAGTACAGCCGCTACCCGGTACCGCACGCGCTCCTCGTGGACGTCGCCGAGACGATGGACCGCTACGGCCGCCTCACCCTCTCCAAGCACCCGGTGCACGGCCTCGTCCTGACCACCACGGACCGGCCGGTGCTGGAGGAGATCCTGCGGTCCAAGAGGATCACTCCGCTCGTCGGCGCCCGGATCGACCCGGACACCGTCGCCGTGCACCCCTCCGAGCGCGGGCAGATCAAGCAGACGCTGCTGAAGCTGGGCTGGCCCGCCGAGGACCTCGCCGGCTACGTGGACGGCGAGGCCCACCCGATCGAACTCGCCGAGGACGGCTGGGCGCTGCGCCCGTACCAGAAGCAGGCGGTGGAGAACTTCTGGCACGGCGGCAGCGGAGTCGTCGTGCTGCCCTGCGGCGCCGGAAAGACGCTGGTCGGGGCCGGGTCCATGGCCCAGGCCAAGGCGACCACCCTCATCCTCGTCACGAACACCGTCTCCGCTCGTCAGTGGAAGCACGAGCTGGTGAAGCGGACGTCGCTGACCGAGGAGGAGATCGGCGAGTACAGCGGGACGCGCAAGGAGATCCGGCCGGTCACCATCGCCACCTACCAGGTGCTGACGACCCGCCGGAAGGGCGTCTACCCGCACCTGGAGCTGTTCGACTCCCGTGACTGGGGGCTCATCGTCTACGACGAGGTGCATCTCCTTCCGGCTCCGGTCTTCAAGTTCACCGCCGATCTGCAGGCGCGCCGGCGGCTGGGGCTGACGGCGACCCTCGTCCGTGAGGACGGGCGGGAGTCGGACGTGTTCTCGCTCATCGGGCCCAAGCGGTTCGACGCCCCCTGGAAGGAGATCGAGGCGCAGGGCTACATCGCGCCCGCCGACTGCGTCGAGGTCCGGGTGAACCTGACCGACTCCGAGCGACTCGCCTACGCGACCGCCGAGCAGGAGGAGAAGTACCGCTTCTGCTCCACCACCGCGACCAAGCGGAAGGTGGCCGAGGCGATCGTCCGCCGCTTCGCGGGGCAGCAGATCCTCGTCATCGGCCAGTACATCGACCAGCTCGACGAACTGGGCGCCCACCTGGACGCGCCGGTGATCAAGGGCGAGACCAGCAACGCGCAGCGCGAGAAGCTCTTCGACGCCTTCCGGCGGGGCGAGATCAACGTCCTGGTGGTGTCGAAGGTCGCGAACTTCTCCATCGACCTCCCGGAGGCCACGGTCGCCATCCAGGTCTCCGGCACCTTCGGCTCCCGCCAGGAGGAGGCCCAGCGCCTCGGCCGCGTCCTGCGCCCCAAGGCCGACGGCCACAAGGCCCACTTCTACTCGGTCGTGGCCCGCGACACCATCGACCAGGACTTCGCCGCCCACCGCCAGCGCTTCCTCGCCGAACAGGGGTACGCCTACCGGATCATGGACGCGGACGAGCTGCTGACGGAGGGCTGA
- a CDS encoding MFS transporter: MTGVVRSVGRALHLPFTGPARGIRKATHAHGAGESGLGKLIELHGVNGAGDVMITVSLASTVFFSVPTDEARGRVALYLAITLAPFALLAPVVGPLLDRLPHGRRAAMAGAMLARALLALLLVGAVETGSLQLYPAALGVLVASKAYGVVRSAVVPRLLPPRFSLVKANSRVTLCGLLATGVAAPIGAGLQALGPRWPLYGAFVIFVAGTFLSFTLPAKVDSAKGEDRALLAADPEHLHGPHRSGTLKRPGLRTVGPAVTHALAANAALRGLSGFLIFFLAFLLRIHPLHGQSAAVSLGMVAVAAGLGNALGTAVGAWAKQRSPELIIVTVVAVELGVAITAALFFSAFFIACLAAVAGFSQALSKLCLDALIQRDVPELVRTSAFARSETLLQMAWVVGGAIGIALPLNGTLGMAVAAAIVAAGWLTTVRGLLSSARHGGAPRARVA; this comes from the coding sequence GTGACCGGCGTCGTCCGCTCGGTCGGCCGCGCCCTGCACCTGCCGTTCACCGGCCCCGCCCGAGGCATCCGCAAAGCCACCCACGCCCACGGCGCCGGCGAATCCGGCCTCGGCAAACTCATCGAACTGCACGGAGTGAACGGCGCGGGCGACGTGATGATCACCGTCTCCCTCGCCTCCACGGTGTTCTTCTCCGTCCCCACCGACGAGGCCCGCGGCCGAGTCGCCCTCTACCTCGCCATCACCCTCGCCCCCTTCGCCCTCCTCGCCCCCGTCGTCGGCCCCCTGCTCGACCGCCTCCCGCACGGCCGCCGCGCCGCGATGGCCGGCGCGATGCTGGCCCGCGCCCTCCTCGCCCTGCTCCTCGTCGGCGCCGTCGAGACCGGCAGCCTCCAGCTCTACCCCGCCGCCCTCGGCGTCCTGGTCGCGTCGAAGGCGTACGGAGTGGTCCGCAGCGCCGTCGTACCCCGCCTCCTCCCACCCCGGTTCTCCCTGGTGAAGGCCAACTCCCGGGTCACCCTCTGCGGTCTGCTCGCCACCGGCGTCGCCGCGCCCATCGGCGCCGGACTCCAGGCACTCGGCCCGCGCTGGCCGCTCTACGGAGCCTTCGTGATCTTCGTCGCGGGGACGTTCCTCTCCTTCACCCTCCCCGCGAAGGTCGACTCCGCGAAGGGCGAGGACAGGGCCCTGCTCGCGGCCGACCCCGAGCATCTGCACGGCCCGCACCGCAGCGGGACGCTGAAACGGCCCGGCCTGCGGACGGTCGGCCCGGCGGTCACCCACGCCCTCGCCGCCAACGCCGCGCTGCGCGGCCTCTCCGGCTTCCTGATCTTCTTCCTGGCCTTCCTGCTGCGCATCCACCCCCTCCACGGGCAGAGCGCCGCCGTCTCCCTGGGCATGGTGGCCGTGGCCGCCGGCCTCGGCAACGCGCTGGGCACGGCCGTGGGGGCGTGGGCGAAGCAACGGTCGCCGGAACTGATCATCGTGACCGTCGTCGCCGTCGAACTCGGCGTGGCGATCACCGCGGCCCTGTTCTTCAGCGCGTTCTTCATCGCCTGCCTCGCCGCCGTCGCCGGGTTCTCGCAGGCCCTGTCGAAGCTGTGCCTGGACGCCCTGATCCAGCGCGACGTCCCCGAACTCGTCCGGACCTCCGCCTTCGCCCGCTCCGAGACCCTGCTGCAGATGGCCTGGGTGGTCGGCGGCGCCATCGGTATCGCCCTCCCCCTCAACGGCACCCTCGGGATGGCCGTGGCCGCCGCCATCGTCGCCGCGGGCTGGCTCACCACGGTCCGGGGCCTGCTCTCCTCGGCCCGCCACGGCGGCGCCCCCCGCGCCCGCGTGGCCTGA
- a CDS encoding HAD family hydrolase has product MTSRALTVGFDLDMTLIDSRPGIHACYEALAARTGTYIDADLAITRLGPPLADELACWFPAAEIPAMADLYREMYPAIAIAATPAMPGAPEAIAAVRAAGGRAIVVTAKYEPNAKRHLEHLGIEPDVVVGDLWAEGKASALREHGASVYVGDHTGDVRGARTAQAYAVAVATGPCDERELREAGADVVLPDLTAFPAWLTTHHRS; this is encoded by the coding sequence ATGACTTCTCGCGCACTCACCGTCGGGTTCGATCTCGACATGACGTTGATCGACTCGCGGCCGGGGATCCACGCCTGCTACGAGGCGCTGGCGGCGCGGACGGGGACGTACATAGACGCCGACCTGGCGATCACCCGCCTCGGTCCTCCGCTCGCGGACGAGCTGGCGTGCTGGTTCCCGGCGGCGGAGATCCCGGCGATGGCGGACCTCTACCGCGAGATGTACCCGGCGATCGCGATCGCCGCGACCCCCGCGATGCCGGGCGCGCCGGAGGCCATCGCGGCGGTCCGCGCGGCCGGTGGGCGGGCGATCGTGGTCACCGCCAAGTACGAGCCCAACGCCAAGCGGCACCTGGAGCACCTCGGCATCGAGCCCGACGTGGTCGTGGGCGACCTGTGGGCCGAGGGCAAGGCGTCGGCGCTGCGCGAGCACGGCGCGAGCGTCTACGTCGGCGACCACACCGGCGACGTACGCGGCGCCCGCACGGCACAGGCGTACGCGGTCGCGGTCGCCACCGGACCCTGCGACGAGCGGGAGCTGCGCGAGGCCGGCGCCGATGTCGTCCTCCCGGACCTGACCGCGTTCCCCGCGTGGCTCACGACCCACCACCGGTCCTGA
- a CDS encoding 1,4-dihydroxy-6-naphthoate synthase — MSTEATPMNRATTPPGTGGVRMAYSPCPNDTFVFDAWAHGRIPGAPALDVTFADIDITNGMAERGELDVLKVSYAVLPYVLDEYALLPCGGALGRGCGPLVLTREPGTDLTGRTVAVPSERSTAYLLFRLWAADTLPGGVGEIVVLPFHEIMPAVRDGKVDAGLVIHEARFTYRNYGLHKLADMGEHWEDTTGLPIPLGAIIAKRSLGAEALTGLAETVRASVRAAWDDPEASRPYVLEHAQEMDPAVADQHIGLYVNEFTADLGEDGYAAVRGLLTRAAAEGLVPPLGPDALEFP; from the coding sequence ATGAGCACTGAGGCGACGCCCATGAACCGCGCGACCACTCCCCCCGGGACCGGCGGAGTGCGGATGGCGTACTCGCCCTGCCCCAACGACACCTTCGTCTTCGACGCCTGGGCGCACGGCCGGATCCCCGGCGCGCCCGCGCTCGACGTGACGTTCGCCGACATCGACATCACCAACGGCATGGCCGAGCGCGGTGAACTCGACGTACTGAAGGTGTCGTACGCCGTGCTGCCGTACGTCCTCGACGAGTACGCGCTGCTGCCCTGCGGCGGTGCGCTCGGGCGGGGCTGTGGCCCGTTGGTGCTGACGCGCGAGCCGGGCACGGACCTCACCGGCCGTACGGTGGCCGTGCCGAGCGAGCGGTCGACGGCGTATCTCCTCTTCCGCCTCTGGGCGGCGGACACCCTGCCCGGCGGGGTCGGCGAGATCGTGGTGCTGCCGTTCCACGAGATCATGCCCGCGGTGCGGGACGGCAAGGTCGACGCCGGACTCGTCATCCACGAGGCCCGCTTCACGTACCGGAATTACGGCCTCCACAAGCTGGCCGACATGGGCGAGCACTGGGAGGACACGACGGGGCTGCCGATCCCGCTGGGCGCGATCATCGCGAAGCGCTCGCTGGGCGCCGAGGCCCTGACCGGGCTCGCGGAGACGGTCCGCGCCTCCGTCCGCGCGGCCTGGGACGACCCCGAGGCCTCCCGCCCCTACGTCCTCGAACACGCCCAGGAGATGGACCCGGCCGTCGCCGACCAGCACATCGGCCTGTACGTCAACGAGTTCACGGCCGACCTCGGCGAGGACGGCTACGCGGCGGTCAGGGGGCTGCTCACCCGTGCGGCGGCCGAGGGACTGGTACCGCCCCTCGGCCCGGACGCGCTCGAATTCCCTTGA
- a CDS encoding cold-shock protein — translation MPTGKVKWFNSEKGFGFLSRDDGGDVFVHSSVLPAGVDTLKPGQKVEFGVVAGQRGDQALSVTILEPAPSVAAAQRKKPDELASIVQDLTTLLENITPMLERGRYPDRAAGGKIAGLLRAVADQLDV, via the coding sequence GTGCCTACCGGCAAGGTCAAATGGTTCAATAGCGAGAAGGGCTTCGGCTTTCTCTCCCGTGACGACGGCGGTGACGTCTTCGTCCACTCCTCCGTACTGCCCGCCGGTGTCGACACCCTGAAGCCGGGCCAGAAGGTCGAGTTCGGGGTCGTCGCCGGTCAGCGCGGCGACCAGGCCCTCTCCGTGACGATCCTGGAGCCGGCCCCGTCGGTCGCCGCCGCCCAGCGCAAGAAGCCCGACGAGCTGGCCTCGATCGTGCAGGATCTGACCACGCTGCTGGAGAACATCACGCCCATGCTGGAGCGGGGCCGTTATCCCGATCGCGCCGCGGGCGGGAAGATCGCGGGTCTTCTCCGCGCCGTGGCCGACCAGTTGGACGTGTAG
- a CDS encoding futalosine hydrolase has product MRILVATAVPAERDAVARALPGPATEVRLPAGTLHRFRTSPHEHDLLAAGVGPALAAASTAAALTAAVLTGRPYGLVVSAGIAGGFPPEAPLGSLVLADEITAADLGAETPDGFAPVTDLGFGTVTHRPPRGLVRAAATATGARAGTVLTVSTVTGSAARASALRARHPRALAEAMEGFGVAEAAAAHATPVLELRAVSNPVGPRDRAAWRIGDALSALTEAYGKLTPVLESWDPHEPYESHEPHQPHEPDEPHEH; this is encoded by the coding sequence ATGCGCATCCTCGTAGCCACCGCCGTCCCCGCCGAACGGGACGCGGTGGCACGAGCGCTCCCGGGCCCCGCCACCGAGGTGCGCCTCCCGGCGGGGACCCTCCACCGCTTCCGTACGTCCCCGCACGAGCACGACCTCCTCGCCGCCGGTGTGGGCCCCGCCCTCGCCGCCGCCTCCACCGCCGCCGCGCTGACCGCGGCGGTCCTCACGGGCAGGCCGTACGGGCTGGTCGTGTCCGCCGGTATCGCGGGCGGCTTCCCGCCCGAGGCCCCCCTCGGCTCGCTCGTCCTCGCCGACGAGATCACCGCGGCCGATCTGGGCGCCGAGACCCCGGACGGCTTCGCCCCGGTCACCGACCTCGGCTTCGGCACCGTCACCCACCGGCCGCCGCGCGGCCTCGTCCGCGCCGCCGCGACCGCCACCGGTGCCCGCGCGGGCACCGTGCTCACCGTCTCCACGGTCACCGGCAGCGCGGCGCGCGCGTCCGCCCTGCGGGCCAGGCACCCCCGCGCGCTGGCCGAGGCGATGGAGGGCTTCGGGGTCGCCGAGGCCGCCGCCGCGCACGCCACGCCCGTCCTCGAACTGCGCGCCGTCTCCAATCCCGTGGGCCCGCGCGACCGCGCCGCCTGGCGCATCGGCGACGCGCTGAGCGCACTCACCGAGGCCTACGGGAAGCTGACGCCCGTACTGGAGAGTTGGGACCCCCATGAGCCCTACGAGTCACATGAGCCCCACCAGCCCCATGAACCCGATGAGCCCCATGAGCACTGA
- the istB gene encoding IS21-like element helper ATPase IstB, which produces MRTVQPTTPADPVTPPVSPQGTTLGYALFATRWLQAPLYFGLVAAQGVYVYKFFNELWTLIVRCVSGNASETYVMLAVLKLVDVVMIANLLIMTIVGGYETFVSRIGLQGHRDQPEWLSHVNSNVLKVKLATAIVGISSVHLLQMFVDVHHTSHHALLWGTVIHMAFIASAVLLAYMSGPMLREDKGHGSHHGTPTTAPKQPPGPPVPVEPTEHRSPGEPSQPTEPARHRGSVAPAPPNSPLPIPAQATSYENYLTHGGRGSAHEHGTRFTRGGARIVPYEARRMPPPAETGVEGRVRAAGFPARKLLEDFDTSHPRSFDRRVLTRLGTLDFMAAGRNVVFVGAPGTGKTHLAIGLGVRACQAGHRVLFATATQWAARLAGARAEGRLAEELSALDACPLLVVDEVGYLPFDTDTARLVFQLIAHRYERASLVVTSDRPLGRWEEIFDGAAPAMVDRLAHHAEIVRLEGDSYRAGRASTSAG; this is translated from the coding sequence ATGCGGACCGTGCAGCCAACCACCCCGGCAGACCCGGTCACCCCGCCCGTCTCTCCGCAGGGCACCACGCTCGGCTACGCCCTCTTCGCCACCCGCTGGCTCCAGGCACCGCTGTACTTCGGTCTCGTCGCGGCCCAGGGGGTGTACGTCTACAAGTTCTTCAACGAGCTGTGGACGTTAATCGTCAGGTGCGTGAGCGGCAACGCCTCCGAGACGTACGTGATGCTCGCCGTGCTCAAGCTGGTCGACGTCGTCATGATCGCCAATCTGCTGATCATGACGATCGTCGGCGGCTACGAGACCTTCGTCTCCCGCATCGGCCTCCAGGGCCACCGCGACCAGCCGGAATGGCTCTCGCACGTCAACTCCAACGTGCTGAAGGTCAAGCTCGCCACCGCCATCGTGGGCATCTCCTCCGTCCATCTGCTCCAGATGTTCGTCGACGTCCACCACACCTCGCACCACGCGCTGCTGTGGGGCACGGTGATCCACATGGCCTTCATCGCCTCGGCGGTGCTCCTGGCGTACATGTCGGGACCGATGCTGCGCGAGGACAAGGGACACGGCTCCCACCACGGCACGCCCACCACCGCCCCGAAACAGCCGCCGGGCCCGCCCGTGCCGGTGGAGCCCACGGAACACCGGAGCCCCGGGGAGCCGTCGCAGCCGACGGAACCGGCCCGGCACAGGGGCTCCGTCGCCCCCGCTCCCCCCAACAGCCCGCTGCCGATCCCGGCCCAGGCCACCTCGTACGAGAACTACCTGACCCACGGCGGCCGGGGGTCCGCACACGAGCACGGGACCCGGTTCACGCGCGGCGGGGCCCGGATCGTGCCGTACGAGGCCCGGCGCATGCCGCCCCCGGCCGAGACCGGGGTCGAGGGGCGGGTGCGGGCGGCCGGCTTCCCGGCGCGCAAGCTGCTGGAGGACTTCGACACGAGCCACCCGCGCTCCTTCGACCGGCGGGTGCTGACCCGGCTCGGGACGCTGGACTTCATGGCCGCCGGGCGGAACGTGGTGTTCGTCGGCGCCCCCGGCACCGGCAAGACGCATCTGGCGATCGGGCTCGGCGTACGGGCCTGCCAGGCCGGGCACCGGGTGCTGTTCGCGACCGCCACCCAGTGGGCCGCCCGCCTTGCCGGGGCGCGCGCCGAGGGCAGGCTCGCGGAGGAACTGTCCGCGCTCGACGCCTGCCCCCTGCTGGTCGTCGACGAGGTCGGCTACCTCCCCTTCGACACGGACACCGCCAGGCTGGTCTTCCAGCTGATCGCGCACCGCTACGAGCGGGCCTCGCTGGTCGTGACCAGCGACCGGCCGCTCGGCCGCTGGGAGGAGATCTTCGACGGGGCCGCCCCCGCGATGGTCGACCGCCTCGCGCACCACGCCGAGATCGTCCGCCTCGAAGGGGACAGCTACCGGGCCGGCCGCGCCTCTACTTCAGCAGGCTGA